The region ATGGCCAGTACCGCAACGTGGTGCAGGACAGCATCTATGACCTGAATCCGGGCAACCGCGTGCGCGTCATCGACGGCCGCGTCTACCGCTATTAATCCATGACGGCGTGATCGCCGCGTGATGGCCCCGCCGGGCCCTTTCCCTACCGCACACTACAAGGAGTTACCATGGGCACCATTATTCTGGTTATTTTGATCCTGGCGCTGATCGGCGTGCTGCCGACCTGGCCGCACAGCCGCAGCTGGGGCTACGGCCCCAGCGGCGTGGCCGGGCTGATCGTCGTGATCCTGATCCTGCTGTTACTGACAGGCAGGCTGTAACGATAACGAAAAAAGGCGCCGCGGCGCCTTTTTTCATTCTGAGAGGAACTACCATGAACAAGCTTGTCGCCACCCCTTTGACCGCCCTGCTGCTGGCCTGCGCCGCACCATGGTCCCTGGCGCAAACCGCGCCGCCCACCGGTACGCCGCAAGCCGGCGACCCGGCCCGCTGGTACCAGGCCGACAGCACGCCGCAAGCCCAGCTGCGCACCTTGCACAAGGAAATCGGCGCCGCCCTGGGCGAGGCAAAAAAAGCCTGCCGCCAGGAAGCACCTTCCGATCGCAGCGCCTGCCTGAAAGCCGCGCAAGACACGTATCGCCAGGACATGGCCAACGCACAGGTACTGCGCGACGCGGCCCATCCGAAATAAGGTCTATACCGTGCTGCGCTCGTACGGCGGCAGCTCGTGCACCACCAGCGGCGTGTCTTCCGTGACGAACGCCAGCCAGCCGGCCGCCTTGACGGCCCGCAGGCCATCCTGGTAGCCCTGCTCCCAGCGCCATTCGATCGAACCCTTGGAAAAATTGATGTCCTTGGCCGCCATATGCCAGTCGCGGCCCGCATACGGCAGGCGCACGATGTGCATGGTGCTGTCGCAGCCGAGCGCGATCAGCTCCTCGGTCTGCCGGCGGTTGTGGGCGTTGTCGGGCAATTTGGCGTACAGCTCGCGCAGCTTGTGCTGCAGGGTATGCGTGTTGACGTAGTCCTCGATATGGCGCTTCGAGCGCGAGGCAAACGTGACGTCTTTTTGCCGCGTCTGCACTTCGTCCAGGGTGGTCGGTTCCGGCCCTTCCGAACTCCACAGA is a window of Janthinobacterium sp. J1-1 DNA encoding:
- a CDS encoding DUF3309 family protein; this translates as MGTIILVILILALIGVLPTWPHSRSWGYGPSGVAGLIVVILILLLLTGRL